The Brachyspira hyodysenteriae ATCC 27164 genome includes a window with the following:
- a CDS encoding ABC transporter substrate-binding protein, translating to MKKTMFISILSMAVISLIISCSGGNKAPAASADGTLDKIRVAYLADFAGTSSVAIAQEKGFFKEENLDVELVKFLNGPSEVAAMLSGDIQFAYIGHGAHSLAIQGKVNVLFPNGLGKSEEIIVGKWANVNDLAGLKGKTIGTQLGTSGDIVLDIALRKVGLSKEDVNVVNMDVSGIVSSMIGKKVDAVSLWAPYTFEITKQLGDEAVVIASITNYLDEAVFPSSWIVTPDYQNNNQDIVNRFSKAIFKAMDYRSENMDEAVEIVAKLNGTPVDSVALEKETAIWLTSSDIKNSYTDGTAAKWYQAQQKIFLNSEVVTEEVDVNNYVQINYIIDNVLK from the coding sequence ATGAAAAAAACTATGTTTATTTCTATTTTATCAATGGCAGTGATATCTTTAATAATATCCTGTTCAGGAGGAAATAAAGCTCCTGCTGCTTCAGCAGATGGTACACTTGATAAAATAAGAGTTGCTTATCTTGCAGATTTTGCAGGAACTTCTTCTGTTGCTATAGCTCAGGAAAAAGGTTTTTTTAAAGAAGAAAATTTAGATGTTGAATTAGTTAAATTTTTAAATGGACCTTCTGAAGTTGCTGCTATGCTCTCTGGAGATATACAATTTGCATATATAGGACATGGTGCACATTCTCTAGCTATTCAAGGTAAAGTTAATGTATTATTCCCTAATGGTTTAGGTAAATCTGAAGAAATTATAGTTGGTAAATGGGCCAATGTTAATGATTTAGCAGGATTAAAAGGAAAAACTATAGGTACTCAGCTTGGTACTTCTGGAGATATAGTATTGGATATTGCATTAAGAAAAGTTGGACTTTCCAAAGAAGATGTTAATGTTGTCAATATGGATGTAAGCGGAATAGTATCTTCTATGATTGGTAAAAAAGTAGATGCAGTTTCTTTATGGGCTCCTTATACTTTTGAAATAACTAAACAGCTTGGAGATGAAGCTGTTGTAATTGCTTCTATTACAAATTATTTAGATGAAGCTGTATTTCCTAGCAGTTGGATAGTTACTCCTGATTATCAAAATAATAATCAAGACATAGTGAATAGATTCTCTAAAGCTATATTTAAAGCTATGGATTATAGAAGTGAGAATATGGATGAGGCTGTTGAAATTGTAGCTAAATTAAATGGAACTCCTGTTGATTCTGTTGCTTTAGAAAAAGAAACTGCTATATGGCTTACTTCTTCTGATATAAAAAATTCTTATACTGATGGAACAGCTGCTAAATGGTATCAAGCTCAGCAGAAAATATTTTTAAACTCAGAAGTAGTTACTGAAGAAGTAGATGTTAATAATTATGTACAGATAAATTATATAATTGATAATGTGCTTAAATAA
- a CDS encoding ABC transporter ATP-binding protein codes for MSNKEVKVKISNVSKIYKGTSKDVHALDNVNLDIYKNEFVCVIGSSGCGKSTLLNILAGLDTPNSGSIEIDGKPIEGTGVDRGVVFQQYALFPWLTVGKNVAFGLELQKRSKSEINDIVDHYLKAVGLIDFKNSYPKELSGGMKQRVAIARAYAVNPNILLMDEPFGALDAQTRAQLQTELLNTWDNEKKTCFFITHDVDEAVFLAQRVVIMSPRPGRIKSIVEVPIAYPRVPETKLSAEFNDIKNQLWQLVYQEYLEAKK; via the coding sequence ATGTCAAATAAAGAAGTAAAAGTAAAAATTTCTAATGTTAGCAAAATATATAAAGGAACTTCTAAAGATGTTCATGCTTTAGATAATGTAAATTTAGATATATATAAAAATGAATTTGTATGTGTAATAGGTTCTTCCGGATGCGGAAAAAGTACATTGCTTAATATACTTGCAGGACTTGATACACCAAATTCTGGAAGCATAGAAATAGATGGAAAACCTATAGAAGGTACAGGAGTTGACAGGGGTGTAGTATTTCAGCAGTATGCATTATTTCCTTGGCTTACCGTTGGAAAGAATGTTGCTTTTGGATTGGAATTGCAAAAGAGATCAAAGTCAGAGATAAATGATATAGTTGACCATTATTTGAAGGCTGTTGGTTTAATAGATTTTAAAAATTCATATCCTAAAGAACTTTCCGGAGGTATGAAGCAGCGTGTAGCTATAGCTAGGGCTTATGCTGTCAATCCAAATATACTTCTTATGGATGAACCTTTTGGAGCATTAGATGCGCAGACAAGAGCACAATTACAAACAGAGCTTTTAAATACTTGGGATAATGAAAAGAAAACTTGTTTCTTTATTACTCATGATGTAGATGAAGCTGTATTTTTGGCTCAAAGAGTTGTTATAATGAGTCCAAGGCCTGGAAGAATTAAGAGTATAGTAGAAGTACCTATTGCCTATCCTAGAGTACCTGAAACTAAATTATCTGCAGAATTTAATGATATTAAAAATCAATTATGGCAATTAGTATATCAGGAATATTTAGAAGCTAAAAAATAA
- a CDS encoding DUF7916 family protein translates to MKRIFELNYTDTFNMDTNTLIETIRNSEGRTLMAESLIYKRPLIERVTDPEILAAMGVDLITLNIFDLLNPFIYDLDEVEADESMPLVERTFKGQLKLYESSRKKNDHIQRIKKYTGRFIGINLEPVGEGVDYPEGLKATKDNYKRALDFGIDYIVLTGNPHTKVSMDTIAKATEELASIAKGKMMIVAGKMHGAGAGNTDTLATVKQIADAGADVIMFGAPGTLPGYTVEKVHELIDEAKRLGMLTKTAIGTAQEGAPIDTIKQIALMSKMAGADIMHIGDAGVGGISSPMNAMAISLVLRGEVHTYRRMALRR, encoded by the coding sequence ATGAAAAGGATATTTGAATTAAATTATACTGATACATTCAATATGGATACAAATACATTGATAGAAACTATTAGGAATTCTGAAGGCAGAACATTAATGGCTGAATCTTTAATATATAAAAGACCATTAATAGAAAGAGTTACTGATCCTGAAATCTTGGCTGCTATGGGAGTTGATTTAATTACATTAAACATATTTGATTTACTTAATCCTTTTATATATGATTTGGATGAAGTTGAAGCTGATGAATCTATGCCTTTAGTTGAAAGAACTTTTAAAGGACAGCTTAAATTATATGAATCTTCAAGAAAGAAAAATGATCATATACAAAGAATAAAAAAATATACAGGAAGATTTATAGGAATCAATCTGGAACCTGTTGGAGAAGGCGTTGATTATCCTGAAGGTTTAAAAGCTACTAAAGATAATTATAAAAGAGCATTAGATTTTGGAATTGATTATATAGTATTGACAGGCAATCCGCATACTAAAGTATCTATGGATACAATAGCAAAAGCAACAGAGGAATTGGCTTCTATTGCTAAGGGTAAAATGATGATTGTTGCTGGTAAAATGCATGGAGCAGGAGCCGGAAATACTGATACATTGGCTACAGTAAAACAAATTGCTGATGCTGGTGCTGATGTAATAATGTTTGGAGCACCTGGAACTTTGCCTGGTTATACTGTGGAAAAAGTTCATGAATTAATAGATGAAGCTAAAAGATTAGGAATGCTTACAAAAACTGCTATAGGAACTGCTCAGGAAGGTGCTCCTATAGATACAATAAAACAGATTGCATTAATGTCAAAGATGGCAGGTGCTGATATAATGCATATAGGTGATGCAGGAGTGGGAGGAATATCAAGTCCTATGAATGCTATGGCTATATCATTAGTATTAAGAGGAGAGGTACATACATATAGAAGAATGGCTTTAAGAAGATAA